The window TCGCGAACTCCAGTGCCCGGCCGTCTCCGGCGAGGTCGGCGAGGAAGGCGAGAGTCGGTCCCAGAAAGGCGGTCGAGGACCTCTCGCTCTCCTCGGCGTCGTAGCGGTCGGCGGTCGCACGGGTCCACAGCTCACTGCTCGTCACGACCAGTCACTCTGCCGGGCACGGTGAGGCGGTGTCGACGCATTTTCCCTCCGGCGCGCGACGGGCCGGGCCGTGCAGTGTTCGAAGGATCGCGTCGATGGGATCGGGTCGATCGTGATCGGGGTGATCGGGGTGATCGGGATCGGGCCGGATCTGATTCGGTTCGGTTCGAGTGATTGACCGTGTTCCGTCAGATGGTGATGCTGGAGCAGAGGACTGAACGCGAAGCACTCTTATGAACGCCGTGTCCAGTCTGTCCAGGTGCACCAGTAATGATCTGTTCGATCCTGAACCCCCACGCAGGAAGGCAGGAACAGACATGCAGGAGATCCGGGAACCCCAGGAGATCCGCAGGGCCCAGGAGACGCCCGACCGGTCGGGAGCCACCTTCACCGGTGGGACGGGCTGGCAGTCACCCGAGTACGAGGTCGTCGACACCGCGCTCGAAGTGACGGCGTACGCACTGGTCACGCGGTAACCCCGCCGCTGTGCTGCTGCAGGTGCTCGGCACCGCGGCGGGCGGCGGACTGCCCCAGTGGAACTGCGCGTGTCCCGGCTGTGCCGGGGCACGCGCCCATCCGCAGCGGCGCCGCCGCCACGCGTCCCTCGCCGTGCGAGCGGACGCCGGTCGCTGGTACATCGTCAACGCCACCCCCGACATCGGGGACCAGATCGAGGACACCCCCGCACTGCATCCTGGTCCCGGCGCCCGGCAGACGCCGGTCGCGGGCGTCGTCCTCACCGACGCCGAACTCGACCACACCCTCGGCGTCGCGCGGCTGCGCGAGGCGGACGGCGTGGAACTGGTCGCCACCGCCCCGGTGCGCGAGGCACTGCTCGCCGGCCCGCGCCTCGGAGCCGTCCTCGGACCGTACACAGAGCTGCTCTGGCGGGAGTTGGGCACGGCTCCGCTGCCGCTCGGCCCGGAGCTGGAGGCCTCCGCCGTGCCCATCGCCGCCAAACGCCCCCGGTACGCGGCGGGAACGGGCGACGACGACCCGCGCTGGGTGGTCGCCCTCGTGCTCCGCGAACCGGCCACGGGGAAGACCCTCGTCTACGGTCCCGCCCTCGCCGCCTGGCCCGACGCCCTGCAGGAGGCCGCGGAGGCCGCCGACTGCGTCATCGTCGACGGCACCTTCTGGGACGAGGACGAGCCCGTGCGCACCGGGATCTCCAGCAGGACCGCGAGCGGCATGGGACATCTGCCGATCGACGGCCCAGCCGGCACCGCGCACCGAATGACCGGGCTGCGCGCCCGCTGTCTGTACACGCATCTCAACAACACCAACCCCCTGACCGACCCGGACGACGACCGGCACAAACAACTGGCCGACCGGGGAACAGAGGTCGCCGCCGACGGAATGGTCATCGAGCTGTGACGACAACACCTGTACGGGACACGACCGCCCAGGACCGGCAGAACCCCTGGAGCCGCCCGGAGTTCGAGGAGCGGCTGCGCGACATCGCCACCACCCGCTACCACGACCGCCACGCCTTCAACGTACGGATGCACGAGGGCGCCCTGACGCCCGCCGAGCTGCGCCGCTGGATCGCCAACCGCTTCCACTACCAGCGGCACATCCCCGTCAAGGACGCCCTGATCCTCGCCAAGTTCGGGGACCCGGCACTGCGCCGCATGTGGCTGCGCAGGATCGTCGACCACGACGGCGTACGCGAGGGAGAAGGCGGCATCGAGCGCTGGCTGCGGCTCGGCGAGGCGGCCGGGCTCGACCGGGAACGGCTGTGGTCGGCCGAGGACGTACTGCCCGGGGTACGCCTCGCCGTCGACGGATACGTCAACTTCTGCCGGCTCAGGTCCCCGTTGGAGGCCGTCGCCGCCTCCCTCACCGAGTTGTCCGCTCCCGGAATCATGCGCACCCGCATCGCAGCTTTCGAACACCACTATCCGTGGATCGAGGAAGAGGGCCTCGCCTACTTCCGTACCCGTGTCGAGCAGGGCAGCCGGGACAGCGCCGAGGCGCTCGCACTGGTCGAACGGTGGGCGCTCACCCGCGAGGAACAGGAACGGGCCGTCGCCGCGCTCGCCTTCAAGTGCGACGTGCTGTGGTCGCTGCTCGATGCCGTGGACGGGTCGGGGGAGCGGCCGTGAAACCCCTACGGACGCCTTCCGACGGCAGCACCTCGGCCACGAACGGGAGCGAGAACGTGAACGGGAGCGAGAGCGAGAACCCGGGCGCGAGCGGTAACCCGGGCGAGCGCGAGAACGGAGGCGCGGGCGAAGGTGCCGTCGCGGACGCCGCGGACTGGAGTCCCGCGCTGAGCCGGTCCGTCATGCTCCGGCACGACCGGGTGCGCGGTACCGACCTGTTGCTCATGCCGGAACGCGTGGTCGTGCTGCGGGGCAGCGCGGGTGACGTCCTGAGGCTCTGCGACGGCCGACGCGAAGTCGGCGCGATCGTCGCGGAGTTGGCCGAGCGCCATCCCGGCGCGTCCGTCGCCGCGGAGGTTCCGGAGTTCCTCGGGCGGCTGCGTGAGGAGGGCTGGATTCGATGACCGAGGTCTCGGCCGCGCCCATCGCCCCTCCCTGGGCGCTGCTCGCGGAACTCACGCACGGCTGCCCGCTGCACTGCGGCTACTGCTCCAACCCCTTGGAACTGGTACGCAGATCCGCCGAACTCCGTACCGACGAGTGGGCCGACGTCATGCGTCAGGCCGGGGAACTCGGCGTTGTCCACACGCATCTCTCCGGCGGTGAACCGCTGCTGCGGCGCGACCTGCCCGAGATCGTCGAGGCGGCCGACCGGGCGGGCATCTACACCCAGTTGGTCACCAGCGGCGTCGGCCTGACCAGGGAGCGGCTGACCGGTCTCACCGACCGTGGGCTGCGCAGTGTCCAACTCTCCGTGCAGCACGCCGAATCCGCCGCCTCCGACCGGATCGCCGGGACCCGTTCCTTCGCCGCCAAGCGGAAGGCGGCGGCCCTGGTCCGGGAGGCGGGACTGCCGTTGGGCGTGAACGTCGTGCTCCACCGGGACAACCTGGACGCGATCGGCGCCCTCCTCGATCTGGCACTCGACTGGGGAGCCGAGCGGATCGAGCTGGCGAACACCCAGTTCTACGGCTGGGCGCTGGTCAACCGGGACCGGCTGCTGCCCGGCCGGGAGCAGATCGACCGGGCACGGGCCGTCGTCGAGGCCCGGCGGGAGCAACTGGCCGGACGGTTGGACGTGGTGTGGGTGGTACCGGACTACATCGACGGGATCGCCAAGCCCTGTATGGGCGGCTGGGGTGCCGTCTCGCTGACCGTGGCCCCCGACGGCACGGTGCTGCCCTGCCCGGCCGCCGCCACACTGCCGGGGCTCGGCGCCCCGAACGTCAAGGACCGTTCCCTGGAGTGGAGTTGGCGTCATTCGCCCGCGTTCCACCGCTACCGGGGCACCGACTGGATGGCCGAACCCTGCCGCTCCTGTCCCGAGCGGGAAGCCGATCTCGGCGGCTGCCGCTGCCAGGCGTACGCGCTCACCGGTGACGCCTCCCGCACCGACCCCGTGTGCCGGCTGTCCCCCGACCACGGTCTCGTACGGACACTCGTCGACGCGCCCGTATCGCGGGCCGCCCTGCCGACGGTCCCCCGTTCCCATCCACCGCGAGGCGCCCCGCAGGGCCCTCGGAGGGTGTGACCCACCACCAGATCCCTTCCAACCCCCACTTGGAGGACCGATGCGAAAGACCAGCAAGCGCATGACCCGTAGAGCGCTGACCGCGGGCGCGGCCCTGTCCCTGACCGGGCTGTTGCTCACGGGAGTCCCCGGCCTCGGAACGGCACGGGCCGACGCCGCCGACACCACCGCCCCCGCGGCAGTCGCCGGCGTACCGACAGGCGTCACCCCCATCACCACCGGGCTGACCGTCCCCTGGGGCGTCGGCTGGCTGCCCGACGGCTCCCACTCCCTGGTCACCGAGCGCGACGACTTCCGGGTCTGGAAGGTGACCCCCGACGGCGCCAAGACCCAGGTCGGAACCGTCCCCAACAGCCAGACCACCGGCGGCGAGGGCGGACTCATGGGGGTGGCCGTCGACCCCGGCTGGGCCACCAACCGCTACGTGTACTTCATGCACACCGCCGCCGAAGGCAACCGCATCGCCCGCATGACGTACAACGGCACCTCGCTCAGCGGCTACACGGTGCTCCTCCAGGGCATCAGCAAGGCCCGCTACCACAACGGCGGGCGGCTGGCTTTCGGCCCCGACGGCTATCTGTACGCCACGACCGGCGACGCCCAGAACACGGCCCTCGCCCAGGACCGGAACTCCCTCAACGGCAAGATCCTGCGCCTGACCACCTCCGGGCAGCCGGCCCCCGGCAATCCCTTCGGGAACTACGTCTACAGCCTCGGTCACCGCAATCCCCAGGGGCTCGCCTTCGACCGCAACGGGCGGCTGTGGGAGGCCGAGTTCGGCAACAGCCGGTTCGACGAGCTGAACCTGATCAAGCCCGGCGCCAACTACGGCTGGCCCACCTGCGAGGGCACCTGCTCGACCGCCGGGATGACCAACCCGAAGAAGACCTGGACCACCGGCGAGGCCTCGCCCAGTGCCATCGCCATCGCCGACAACGTCGTCTACATGGCCGCGCTGCGCGGCGAGCGCCTCTGGCGCATCCCCATCGAGGGCGACACCGAGAACGTGGGCACGGCGACGGCGTACTACATCGGTACGTACGGCCGGCTCCGTACGGTCGTCAAGGTGCCCGGCCGCGAACAGCTGTGGCTGGCGACCACCAACGCCGACGCCAACGGCGGTGAGCCGGACGGTGCTGACCGCGTCCTGCGGGTGACCCTGGGCTGACCGCCGTGGCCGGTCCGGAGAGGTGACGGCTCCCCGGACCGGTCCGGTCGGCCGGTCGGCCCGGCGCGTGCGATTCGGGTGGGCTCGACGGGCGCGCGATCAGTCGCTCAGCGGACACGGCTCTCGAAGCACTCCTCCTCGCCGTCCGACGCCGGGCGGAAGCAGGCCCGTACGACAGAGCCGGAGCGGGTGGTGGTCATCGGGGTGTAGACGTACGCCGCCGCGTCGGCCTGGTCCTCCACCTCGGCGGAACGTGGGCGGCCGTCCGCGGTCACCTCAAGGCGGTCGCCGATCCGCGTTCCCCACATCCGGGCCCAACTCGTCCCGCATGTCCGGCTGTTGCGCAGTTCCAGCATCGCTCCCGAGGCGGTGCGGTGCGAGGCGAGGGTCTGCGGTCCGACCCCGCATTTCATGTCCATCGGGTTCCGGCCCTCACACGCGGCTCCCCGGCAACGGGGCCCGGTGGCGGACGGGGACGGGGAAGAGGGGGACGAGCGTGGCGCGTCCTGGCCCAGGACGAGGAAGAGAGTGATCGCCACACCGCCGACGACCACGGCACACACCGACGCGAGCACCGCCACGGCCGCACCCCTGTGCCCGGCGCGCGTGTCGTCCCGCGAAACCGGAGCGGACGCCTCGGCCGGAACCGGTTCCGGAGCCGTCGGCGGCGCCTCCGAGGGCGTGTCCGAACGCCGTTCCTGTGCCGCGCGCCCGCTCCACTCCGACTCCGCGATCTCCCACAACGCCAGACATCGCCCCTCCGGTTCGGAGGCGAGCCGACACAGTTCACGCACCGCCTCGCGCGGCGGCACGCTCTTGCCGTTGAGATAGCGCTCCCAGGACGACTTGCTGAAAGCGGTCCGGTCCGCCAGGCCCACCATGCTCAGACCCGTGCGTGTCCGCAGGTCCCGCAGCGCGGCCGCCAGTCGCGCACGTTCCGGCGACGGCGTCGTGCGCGTCATCGCCGTAGCACTCCCCAGGTGTGCCGGCCGATGATGCCGTCCACCACGAGGCCCGCCTGTTTCTGCAACTGCTCGACCGCGCTCTTGGTGTGCGGACCGAAGATCCCGTCGACGACCCCCGGGGCGAAGCCCGCCCTGCGCAGCAGACACTGCGCCTCGGCCACCTCCGGACCGGCGAGGCCCTCCGCCAGTACGGCGTCCCGGGTACGGCTGTTCCCCGCGTACCAGCGGCCGTCGATCCGCTCCACCTCGCAGGCGTACGTACGCGGCCCCGACGGCGACGGTGACGGCGACACGGACGAGGTGGCCGAGCCGAGAGGGGTTGCCGACGCCCTGCTGTCGCCGTCCGAGAGCCGTACGGCCAGCAGGACCGCCGAGGAGACGGCCAGCACCAGCGCCACGGACCCCGCCACCAGCGCGACGCGCAGCGAACGCCCGTGCCGCGTCCCCTCGTTCGGGGCCGACAGGCTGTACGGCCCGGTGTCGTCGGCGCCGGCTGCCCGAAGCGCCCCAGCCGCTTCAACCGTGTGAGCCGCTCCAGCCGCGCTGGTCCCGTCAGTTGCATCAGATGCTTCCGGTGCCGCCGTGCCTCCGTGGCCCTCTCCCCAGGCCTCGGCGGCGACCTCGTGCAACGCGAGCAGCCGGGTCGGATCGTCACCGCCGATCCGGGCCATCGCCTCGACGGCCTCCCGGGGCGGCAGCGACCGCCCGCCCAGGTACCGCTCCCACGAAGACGCGCTGTACCCCGTCTTCGCCGCCAGCTGCCGCAGGCTCAGGCCGCTGTGGTCCTTGAGCCGGCGCAGGCGCACCACCAACTGCCGTACACGTGGATCCAGTTCTCCGGGCAGCGCTTTCCAACGCGACATGTTCCCCCCACTCGCGTTCGCGGACCATGGTCAGCGGTCCAATTTCCCGCGCATTCTGCATCAGCTTTCACGATGTGCCCCATACACCGGTTCCGCCTCCGTACCGAATCGGCCACCGTCCGCCACGGCGGTCCGGCCGGAACCGTCCCGCGGGATCGTCCCGGCGAGTGAGGTCCTCGCAGGTCAGCGAGTGGGACGTCCCGCGATGACGTCACTTTCCCGGTGGTCGTGGCGCGGCGCACCGCCCGCCACACAGTCTGATTGCCGAGCCGACCACACGGTCGGCTCCGCCCACAGAGGGCACAGAGGGAACCGAAGCATCGGAGGGGAAAGTATGCGAGCTCTGACGAGGACGATCGTCGGTGTCACCGCCGCCGTCGGGATCGCCGCGGGTGGCCTGGCGGGCTCGGGCGCCGCCTTCGCGGACTCCGCACCGGCCGTGAAGCCGGCGGTGAGCGCCCAGGACAGCACCATCCTCGCGACGAACAACCTCGGCCTGAGCACCCAGCAGGCCAAGAACATGCAGTGCTTCCTGAGGAACTCGCCGGCGAGCTACACCGGCGCCATCGACGGACTGCTGGGCACCAACAGCTGGAAGGCGTACCAGCGCTGGCTCCAGGAGTACTGGGGCTACACCGGTGCCATCGACGGCATCGTAGGCCCCAACACGATCAAGGCGCTGCAGCGCAAGCTGGCCTTCAACTGGGGCTACACGGGCGCCATCGACGGAATCGCCGGTTCGGGGACCAAGGCCGCGTTCAAGCGCCTCGCCAACGACAACAGCGTCTTCTTCCCCTGCTGAAGCCGAAGCCGAAACCAGAGCTAGAGCCGAAACCAGAGCCGGAGCCGGAGCTGACGCCGAGTCGGATCGTCGAGCTTTGAGGCGAGGACCGCGGTCTGTCCTCTCACGGGGGAGGGGACAGGCCGCTTCTCGTTGTCAGTGGTGGTTGTTACAACTGTGGTGCGGGTGTCCACCGGGGGCGCCCACCACTGCAGAGGGGGATGCATCCGTGCGCAGACGCACTGGATGGCGACGCGTCCTGACCGGCGCGTTGGCGAGCCTGGCCGTGACGGTCGGTTTGAGTACAGCCCTGGCCCAGCCCGCCGCGGCGGCCGCCGGAACACCGGCGGCGGTCACCGAGTACAGCCACACCAGCCAGGCCGGTGACTACATCGGCCAGGGCGTCAGCGCCGCCTACACACCGGCGACCGCGACGATCACGGCCGGGGGCACCGCGGAGTACGTGCGGTTCCGTGTCTCCACGGACACCACCTGGTGGGACGTCGACCTCGCGGCCCCGGTGGGGGAGGAGCTGCACCCCGGTGTCTACCGCGACGCCGAGCGGGCCGCGTTCCGCACCGGCCGCTCCCCGGGCCTCGACGTCTCCGGCGACGGCCGCGGGTGCAACGAGGTGTACGGCCAGTTCTCGGTCGACCAGTTGGAGACGGACGCCTCCGGCGCGATAACCGTCCTGGACGCCACCTACACCCAGCACTGCGAGTCCGCCGACGCCCCCGCGCTCAAGGGCGTAGTCAAGTACCAGGCGCACCCGCTGTCGTACGCCTACACCAGCGACGCCGGTGACTACACAGGCCAGGGCCTGAGCCAGACCCACACCGGCGCCACCAGCACGTTCTCCCTCTCCGGCGGCGCCGACGGGATCCGGTACGGCGTCTCGGGCAAGCGCGAGTACTGGAGCGCGTCCCTCGCCCCGCCCACCGGCGAGCAGTTCGAGGCCGGGCGCACCTACCGGGCCGAGCGCAGCGCCGCCGCGGGCGTCGCGGGGCTCGACATGGGCGGCAACGGACGCGGCTGCAACACGATCACCGGAGAGCTGACGGTGACCACGCTCGTGCTCAACGACGACGGCACCGTCAAGGCGTTCGCGGGGACATTCGTCCAGCACTGCGAGGGCGCGGAGGCGGCCCTGCGGGGCACGATCCACTACTACGCCTGACGTCGGCCGGGGGCCGACCTCTACGACGGTCCGTCCCCCCGTGACTGCGTCTGACCTCGCGAACGGTGTGCGGGGGCCGATCCCGGCCCCCGCGCTCAGCGGTTAGCCTTGGCTATGATCCGTTTTCCTGTACTCGGCCGGGCCACGCGATGAGCGCCGCCGACTCCTTCCCGCTCGGGGCCGCGACCACGCTCGCCGAACTCGCCCGGGATCCGCATCCGCGACTGGCGCAGCTGCGAGAGCGGGAGCCCGTGTCATGGCTGCCCGAACTGGACGGCTGGCTGGTGACCCGGCGCGACCTCGCGCTGAGCGTGATGCGGGACGCGGCGACCTTCACCGTCGACGACCCCCGCTTCTCCACCGCGCAGGTCGTCGGGCCGAGCATGCTGTCGCTGGACGGCGACGAGCACACTCGCCACCGCGAGCCCTTCAACCAGCCCTTCCGCCCGCGCGAGGTCCGTGACGGCTTCGCCTCGTTCATCGAGCGGGAGACCGAGCGGCTCATCACCGAACTGGGACCGACCGGTGCTGTCGACCTGCGACGCGCCTTCGCCGGCCCGCTCGCGGTCGCCGTCGTCACCGAGGCGCTCGGCCTGGTGGGCACCGACGCGGACACAGTGCTCGCCTGGTACGACGCCATCGTGCGGTCGGTCTCCGACATCACCGCCGGACATGAGGCGGCGCCCGACGGGGCCGCGGCGTACGCGCGGCTACGGGCCGCCGTGGAGGCCACCGTCGCCGACCGGGGCACGTCGTCGCTCCTCGTCTCCGCCGCCGGGCGGCTGGCGGTGCCCGAAGTGGCGTCCAACGCCGCGGTCCTGATGTTCGGAGGCATCGAGACCACCGAGGGAATGATCACCAACGCGCTGCTGCATCTGCTGCACCACCCCGACCAACTCGCCCTGGTCCGGGCCGACTTCGACCTCCTGGACGGCGCGATCGAGGAATCGCTGCGCCTCGAACCCGGAGCGGCGGTCGTGGACCGCTACGCCACCTGCGACACCGTCCTCGGCTCGGCCACGATACGCAAGGGCGACCTGGTCACCGTCTCCCTGACGGGCGCCAACCGCGACCCGGCCGTCTTCCCCGACCCCGACCGCTTCGACGTCCGCCGCGAGAACGCACGCCTCCAACTGGCCTTCGCCCACGGCCCGCACTACTGCCTCGCCGCACACCTGGCCCGCCTGGAGACCCGGATCGCGCTCCAGCGGCTGTTCGAACGCCTCCCCGCCCTGCGCCTCGACCCGGAGCACCCCACCGCTCCGTACGGTCTGGTCTTCCGCAAACCGCTCACCCTGCGTGTGCTGTGGGACAGTCCCGCCTGAGGCTGCCCCGGCCGTCATCGACTCATCGACTCATCGACAGGAGTCCGTGAAGGCGCGGGCCCGTCGGGTGATCTCCGGCCAGTCCCCGGCGGCCACCAGGGAGGGCGGTACGACGTTCGAACCGGCGCACACCGCACGCGCCCCGGCGGCGAGGAAGGCGGCCGCGTTGTCCTCGTCGACGCCACCCGAGGCCACCAGTGGTACGTCGGGGAACGGGCCGGCCAGATCCCGGAGGTAGCCGGGGCCGAAGGCACGCGCGGGGAAGATCTTCACCGCGTCGGCGCCGAGGTCGAGCGCCAGCCCGACCTCCGTGGGGGAGAGGGCGCCGAGTACGACCGGCACTCCGGCCGCCGACGCCACCTCGGTCACCTCCGGGCGGCAGCCGGGGGTGACGAGGTATTTGGCCCCCGCGTCGATCAGTTCCTCGGCCTGTTCGCCGGTCATCACCGTGCCCGCGCCTATGCCGTCCCCGTCGTCGGCCACCGCCCGTCGCAGGTGCGCGGCGAGTCCGGGCGTGGTGCGGGTGAACTCGATCCAGCGGATGCCGCCGGCACGCAGGGCCGCGCACAGCGCCGCCGCGTCGGGTATCTCCGGTGCGCGGACGACGGCGATCACGCGGTCCTTCGACAGCTGGGAGAGGAAGTCGGCGGTCATGGGCGGGAGTTCTCCTTCGACGGGGCGCGAAACGCTGGCGCCCGAAACGGTGGGCCCGAAATGGTGGGCTCGAATCGGTGGGGCCTGCCTCGGGCTGTTGTCCGGCGGTTTCCTCAGCGTGGCGCCGGGGCGGCCCAGGCGTCGTCGTCCAGGGCGAGGCAGCGGTCGGTCTCCGTGCGCGTCGGCATGACGGGAACGTCGTCCCGGGTCCGCAGTGCGGCGGCGGCCGCCAGATGACCGAGGCGCAGCCGCGAGCGCTCGTCGCGGTCCTCCAGGACGCCGGCCAGGTAGCCGGCCGCGAACGCGTCGCCCGCGCCGACCGGTTCGACGACCTTGGTGGGCAGCGAGGGCACGAACGTCCGCACCCCTTCCGCGTACGAGGTAGCTCCGTGTTCGGCGTCCTTGACGACCACGACGGGCGCGGGAGCGAGCAGGGCCGCGATGTCGTCCGGACGGGCGGTGCCCCACAGCTCCTCGGCCTCGTCCCGTCCCACGAACACGATGTCCGCGGCGCGGGCGAGGGCCAGCAGGCTTTGCGCGGCGTCCGTGCCGCGGTCTCGCCAGAGCGCGGGACGGTGGTTCACGTCGAAGGAGACGACCGGACCACGCGCGGCGCGGCCCTCCCGGCCGAGGAGCAGCATCTCCAGCAGACGGGCACAGCTGTCGGAGACGGCCGCGGCCACGCCCGACAGGTGCACGACACGGGCCCGGCGGAGTACGGGCCGCCCGGCCAGCTCCGGCCCCATCCGGGACGCGGCCGATCCACCGCGGTAGTAGTGCGTACGGGTGCGGTCCGGACCCGGGTCCTTGAAGTAGACGCCGGTCGGCCGCTCCGGATCGGTCTCCACGGCGCTCACGTCCACGCCCCGCGCGGTGAGTTCGGCCAGGATGCGACGGGCGAACGGATCGTCACCGAGTCGGCTCAGCCAGGCGGCGCGGTGCCCGAGACCGGCCAGTCCGCAGGCGACGTTGGACTCGGCACCGCCGATGGCCATGCTGAGCGCGGGCTGCTCGGCGAGCGGGCGGGCGTCCGGCGGGCTGAGCACGGCCATCGTCTCGCCGACACACACGACGTCGGCCACCGGCTCCTGGCTGTCGGCGGCGGGGGGAGGGGACGGCAGGGCCACGGGATTCTCCTGGCGGACGGTGCGGGATTGCGGACTTGACGGTGTGACGGGCGGGCGGGGGAAGGCGGCGACAGACGGCCGGCGGGGGTGCGCCGGGGCGGCTGGTGCTGCGAACGAGCGGCCCGCAGGCGCCCGGTGCGACGGGCAGGCCCCCATACAGGCAGACCCATAGAGGCAGGCGCATGCAGGCAGGTCCATACAGACAGGTCCGTGCACTCCGTGCACAAGGACCCGCCGTGCGTCACAACACGGTGCCCCCGGTGGCGAGACGCAGCATCACCTTGCTGCTCCCGCTCCCCGGGTCGGCGGCGACGGCGAGCGCCTCCTCGGCCCGCTC is drawn from Streptomyces liliifuscus and contains these coding sequences:
- the pqqA gene encoding pyrroloquinoline quinone precursor peptide PqqA, with protein sequence MRRAQETPDRSGATFTGGTGWQSPEYEVVDTALEVTAYALVTR
- the pqqB gene encoding pyrroloquinoline quinone biosynthesis protein PqqB, whose amino-acid sequence is MLLQVLGTAAGGGLPQWNCACPGCAGARAHPQRRRRHASLAVRADAGRWYIVNATPDIGDQIEDTPALHPGPGARQTPVAGVVLTDAELDHTLGVARLREADGVELVATAPVREALLAGPRLGAVLGPYTELLWRELGTAPLPLGPELEASAVPIAAKRPRYAAGTGDDDPRWVVALVLREPATGKTLVYGPALAAWPDALQEAAEAADCVIVDGTFWDEDEPVRTGISSRTASGMGHLPIDGPAGTAHRMTGLRARCLYTHLNNTNPLTDPDDDRHKQLADRGTEVAADGMVIEL
- the pqqC gene encoding pyrroloquinoline-quinone synthase PqqC → MTTTPVRDTTAQDRQNPWSRPEFEERLRDIATTRYHDRHAFNVRMHEGALTPAELRRWIANRFHYQRHIPVKDALILAKFGDPALRRMWLRRIVDHDGVREGEGGIERWLRLGEAAGLDRERLWSAEDVLPGVRLAVDGYVNFCRLRSPLEAVAASLTELSAPGIMRTRIAAFEHHYPWIEEEGLAYFRTRVEQGSRDSAEALALVERWALTREEQERAVAALAFKCDVLWSLLDAVDGSGERP
- the pqqD gene encoding pyrroloquinoline quinone biosynthesis peptide chaperone PqqD, with protein sequence MKPLRTPSDGSTSATNGSENVNGSESENPGASGNPGERENGGAGEGAVADAADWSPALSRSVMLRHDRVRGTDLLLMPERVVVLRGSAGDVLRLCDGRREVGAIVAELAERHPGASVAAEVPEFLGRLREEGWIR
- the pqqE gene encoding pyrroloquinoline quinone biosynthesis protein PqqE, with amino-acid sequence MTEVSAAPIAPPWALLAELTHGCPLHCGYCSNPLELVRRSAELRTDEWADVMRQAGELGVVHTHLSGGEPLLRRDLPEIVEAADRAGIYTQLVTSGVGLTRERLTGLTDRGLRSVQLSVQHAESAASDRIAGTRSFAAKRKAAALVREAGLPLGVNVVLHRDNLDAIGALLDLALDWGAERIELANTQFYGWALVNRDRLLPGREQIDRARAVVEARREQLAGRLDVVWVVPDYIDGIAKPCMGGWGAVSLTVAPDGTVLPCPAAATLPGLGAPNVKDRSLEWSWRHSPAFHRYRGTDWMAEPCRSCPEREADLGGCRCQAYALTGDASRTDPVCRLSPDHGLVRTLVDAPVSRAALPTVPRSHPPRGAPQGPRRV
- a CDS encoding PQQ-dependent sugar dehydrogenase translates to MRKTSKRMTRRALTAGAALSLTGLLLTGVPGLGTARADAADTTAPAAVAGVPTGVTPITTGLTVPWGVGWLPDGSHSLVTERDDFRVWKVTPDGAKTQVGTVPNSQTTGGEGGLMGVAVDPGWATNRYVYFMHTAAEGNRIARMTYNGTSLSGYTVLLQGISKARYHNGGRLAFGPDGYLYATTGDAQNTALAQDRNSLNGKILRLTTSGQPAPGNPFGNYVYSLGHRNPQGLAFDRNGRLWEAEFGNSRFDELNLIKPGANYGWPTCEGTCSTAGMTNPKKTWTTGEASPSAIAIADNVVYMAALRGERLWRIPIEGDTENVGTATAYYIGTYGRLRTVVKVPGREQLWLATTNADANGGEPDGADRVLRVTLG
- a CDS encoding helix-turn-helix domain-containing protein — protein: MTRTTPSPERARLAAALRDLRTRTGLSMVGLADRTAFSKSSWERYLNGKSVPPREAVRELCRLASEPEGRCLALWEIAESEWSGRAAQERRSDTPSEAPPTAPEPVPAEASAPVSRDDTRAGHRGAAVAVLASVCAVVVGGVAITLFLVLGQDAPRSSPSSPSPSATGPRCRGAACEGRNPMDMKCGVGPQTLASHRTASGAMLELRNSRTCGTSWARMWGTRIGDRLEVTADGRPRSAEVEDQADAAAYVYTPMTTTRSGSVVRACFRPASDGEEECFESRVR
- a CDS encoding peptidoglycan-binding protein; its protein translation is MSRWKALPGELDPRVRQLVVRLRRLKDHSGLSLRQLAAKTGYSASSWERYLGGRSLPPREAVEAMARIGGDDPTRLLALHEVAAEAWGEGHGGTAAPEASDATDGTSAAGAAHTVEAAGALRAAGADDTGPYSLSAPNEGTRHGRSLRVALVAGSVALVLAVSSAVLLAVRLSDGDSRASATPLGSATSSVSPSPSPSGPRTYACEVERIDGRWYAGNSRTRDAVLAEGLAGPEVAEAQCLLRRAGFAPGVVDGIFGPHTKSAVEQLQKQAGLVVDGIIGRHTWGVLRR
- a CDS encoding peptidoglycan-binding domain-containing protein, encoding MRALTRTIVGVTAAVGIAAGGLAGSGAAFADSAPAVKPAVSAQDSTILATNNLGLSTQQAKNMQCFLRNSPASYTGAIDGLLGTNSWKAYQRWLQEYWGYTGAIDGIVGPNTIKALQRKLAFNWGYTGAIDGIAGSGTKAAFKRLANDNSVFFPC
- a CDS encoding cytochrome P450, with translation MSAADSFPLGAATTLAELARDPHPRLAQLREREPVSWLPELDGWLVTRRDLALSVMRDAATFTVDDPRFSTAQVVGPSMLSLDGDEHTRHREPFNQPFRPREVRDGFASFIERETERLITELGPTGAVDLRRAFAGPLAVAVVTEALGLVGTDADTVLAWYDAIVRSVSDITAGHEAAPDGAAAYARLRAAVEATVADRGTSSLLVSAAGRLAVPEVASNAAVLMFGGIETTEGMITNALLHLLHHPDQLALVRADFDLLDGAIEESLRLEPGAAVVDRYATCDTVLGSATIRKGDLVTVSLTGANRDPAVFPDPDRFDVRRENARLQLAFAHGPHYCLAAHLARLETRIALQRLFERLPALRLDPEHPTAPYGLVFRKPLTLRVLWDSPA
- a CDS encoding bifunctional 4-hydroxy-2-oxoglutarate aldolase/2-dehydro-3-deoxy-phosphogluconate aldolase — translated: MTADFLSQLSKDRVIAVVRAPEIPDAAALCAALRAGGIRWIEFTRTTPGLAAHLRRAVADDGDGIGAGTVMTGEQAEELIDAGAKYLVTPGCRPEVTEVASAAGVPVVLGALSPTEVGLALDLGADAVKIFPARAFGPGYLRDLAGPFPDVPLVASGGVDEDNAAAFLAAGARAVCAGSNVVPPSLVAAGDWPEITRRARAFTDSCR